ACCCGATTCGGTTTCATATTAGACTTTTGCACCTGTCAGGGCCTTATCGAGATTGACTCATCGGTTATGGTTACTACTGAAAAGGTAACCGATTGGCTCAAGCTCGGCACGATCGAGAGAATGCGACGCATTGCCCACCATTATCTTACCAGTACTTACCTGCATAGTGACTGGGGGGGGTTAATTTTCAATATTATTTCCCAAGTAAAGGGCGGCGGCTGGATAAAGATTGAGGCCCTGGATAAAGAGGTTAGCGCTCTTTTCGGGGATGGCTTCTATGGGATTTCAGAGATGATGCGCCTGTTTCTGCTTAATTTTATTCTCTTTTTAGGTGTAGTCGCCCTGGGGGGACCTGGTCCAGACAATTTTACTGTCGTGAGGGCAACTGCTTTGGGCCGGGCTGTTTTGAAGAGAGAAGAGCAAGGTTTCTCGGCGCCAGTGGAGAGGTCTTTTTCCCTTCAACCCAACTATGAGGTCCTGGTTCCAAGGAACATTGATCCCCTTATTCGCTGGGAACTGGAAGAGATAGCCGTATCCGAAAAGACGGATCAGATGATGGTCTATCGAATCAGCCGGGATTCTATTCATCAGGCCTTCAAACACGGCAGGACCGAAGAGGATATCATCTCTTTCTTGAGCCGGCACACTAAACAAAGGCTTCCTCAAAATGTAGAGTATTCCATTCGGGACTGGGCCAGGGAATATGGACGTATTTACTTTCTTAATGCCTTTCTGCTCCGATGCGATTCAGATTCCCTGGCCGGACAAATTAAAGGATCAAAGAAGATCGGCCCCTTCATTAAAGGGGAGATTACTCCCAAGGACCTTATCATAAATGGCCGCGATTATCCGAAGCTGGTCGAGGCCTTAGAAAAAGAGGGCTATATGCCGAGGGCCGGCGTGGAGAGGGTGTAATTAATAATTAATAATTTAGGTAACCGTTCAGCCACCAAGGCACGAAGACACGAAAAAGTATGTGTCTTAGAGAACATTAGAACAATAGAACAGCAGTTCTGAGACTTTCAGAAAAATCTTTAACTACTGCTCTGCTGCTCTATTTTTGTGTCTTAGTGTCTTTGTGGCTGAACACTTACTAATTTAGTTATGCGATTAAAATCCTTTTTGATAGAGACGGGTCAAATAGCTATTCTATTGGGGGAGATGGTGGTTCAGATGTTCAGACCGCCTTTCAAACCGGATCGGATAATAGCCCAAATGGTCGAGATTGGAGTCAATACACTCCCCATCGCTACTATTATGGCCATTTTTACCGGTATGGTTCTGGCTGTTCAGACCTATCATCAATTCAAGAAAGTGGGTCTGGAGATATACATTGGCAGTGTGGTGGGGGCCTCGATGTGTATGGAGTTAGGGCCTGTTCTGACCGCTATCATTGTGGCCGGCAGAATCGGTTCCTCCACGGCGGCTGAATTGGGCACGATGAAAGTAACCGAACAGATAGACGCCCTGCGAACTATGGCCGTTGACCCGGTTAAATATCTGGCTGTGCCCAGGCTTTGGGCCGCCTTGATTATGCTGCCTCTCTTGACCATCTTTACTGACTTTATTGGTATGTTTGGGGGATACGTGATGGGGGTTTACCGATATGGGGTTAAGTCCGCCCTTTACATAGACCGAACCACCTGGTTTCTTGTCCCCTGGGATATGCTTAGCGGTCTGATTAAGTCTGTTTTTTTTGGGGTAATTATCATTGTTATTGGCTGCCATAAGGGGTTTATGGCCCGAGGTGGAGCAGAGGGGGTAGGCAAGGCCACTACCTCGGCGGTGGTGACTGCTTCTATTCTCATTCTTATCTTTGATTATTTTCTGACCGTGCTCCTGTTTATTAATAGAGGATAGGGACTTGATAGAACACAGAATACAGAATACCTATCAGGTCATTTGACCCCCAGATAAATATGTGGTAGGATTTATCAAAAATCTAATGTAACTATTCTTACCTCCTTAAACAAGGCATCTTATTCTCCTTTGTGTCCACTTCTTGTGGACATAAGCGTTTCCCCTGTTCTAATCTTTATTACATTCTCAATAGGGAAGATAAATATCTTCCCATCCCCTAACTCACCTGTCCTGGCTGACTGACATATTGTCTCAACCACCTTATTAACCCTTTCATCCTCTATGATTATCTCCAATTTAATCTTTGGTAGCAGATCAATCTTATATTCTCCAACCCTCCATTCAAGGGTTATTCCACCTTGTTCTCCCCTTCCTTTAACCTCTGTAATTGTCAAACCAACAATACCCTCACGAGACAAGGCGTCTTTTACCTCTTGTAATTTTTCCTGCCTGATTATTGCCTCTATCTTTTTCATATTATTGTCTCACCATGTTGGGAAATATCAAGCCCAACAACCTCCTCCTTATCACTTACCCTGAAGCCAATAACTATATCAACCAGCTTTGTCAGAATAAATGTAGCCACAAAGGCGTAGATGGCTACGATTACAGTCGCATAGACTTGAATTAAAAATTGGTTTAAATTCCCATAGAGTAATCCATTTGCACCTGCTGGATTTATTGCCTTGTTGGCAAATATTCCTGTGGCTAATACTCCCAGTATCCCACCTATTCCGTGACAGGCAAATACATCGAGGGAGTCATCAATACCTGTCTTCATTCTCAAGACAATGGCATAATAGCCAAGAAAGGCAGAGACAATGCCAATGATAATGGCTGATAAAGCTCCTACATAACCAGAGGCAGGTGTAATCGTAGCCAGTCCAACAATACAGCCTGTAGCAAAACCCAAGGCACTTGGTCTTTTGTAATTCCAGGATAACAACATCCACATTAATCC
The sequence above is drawn from the bacterium genome and encodes:
- a CDS encoding helicase-associated domain-containing protein gives rise to the protein MKYIECISHLQIEDLRKIIEVNNIKCSSPSRAVIMKQILAHFTDREFLKRLLNRFEPIERTALALLIFFSDKDGVESTRYDLSIGRLRKGRGKRVKEIIESLIQSGLVFIRDLNYYRQAYFIPDDLKSLLVEPLMEGVADRLKTVETEPPFTVDDGLALERDIFTFLAHVKRGGVRLTQAGEIFKRRKENILADFERKEDIRTIYYHYPTYPTRFGFILDFCTCQGLIEIDSSVMVTTEKVTDWLKLGTIERMRRIAHHYLTSTYLHSDWGGLIFNIISQVKGGGWIKIEALDKEVSALFGDGFYGISEMMRLFLLNFILFLGVVALGGPGPDNFTVVRATALGRAVLKREEQGFSAPVERSFSLQPNYEVLVPRNIDPLIRWELEEIAVSEKTDQMMVYRISRDSIHQAFKHGRTEEDIISFLSRHTKQRLPQNVEYSIRDWAREYGRIYFLNAFLLRCDSDSLAGQIKGSKKIGPFIKGEITPKDLIINGRDYPKLVEALEKEGYMPRAGVERV
- a CDS encoding ABC transporter permease, translating into MRLKSFLIETGQIAILLGEMVVQMFRPPFKPDRIIAQMVEIGVNTLPIATIMAIFTGMVLAVQTYHQFKKVGLEIYIGSVVGASMCMELGPVLTAIIVAGRIGSSTAAELGTMKVTEQIDALRTMAVDPVKYLAVPRLWAALIMLPLLTIFTDFIGMFGGYVMGVYRYGVKSALYIDRTTWFLVPWDMLSGLIKSVFFGVIIIVIGCHKGFMARGGAEGVGKATTSAVVTASILILIFDYFLTVLLFINRG
- a CDS encoding P-II family nitrogen regulator translates to MKKIEAIIRQEKLQEVKDALSREGIVGLTITEVKGRGEQGGITLEWRVGEYKIDLLPKIKLEIIIEDERVNKVVETICQSARTGELGDGKIFIFPIENVIKIRTGETLMSTRSGHKGE